Proteins from one Triticum aestivum cultivar Chinese Spring chromosome 7A, IWGSC CS RefSeq v2.1, whole genome shotgun sequence genomic window:
- the LOC123153896 gene encoding BTB/POZ and MATH domain-containing protein 2-like — MSFAGVSVIANGELLGSDSSPTCPSASRYHLLVVQGHSRMRESNISHCFSVGGYRRQIVYNPALDDLGKDSIVVLCVFLDEKLDTTTGPMKTHIKFSFVDETDKQEPTRIHGSKILELRGQCTDAFKYIKSAVLDKHLKNVSFTIRCDVVVLNRTWETAFVTVPPSDMHQNFADFLLAGDGTDVVFHVGRETVAAHSCILVARSTVFSAALFGPMKEGTSTAATVHIDDMYATVFKAMLQHLLVAADRYNLPRLRAMCEKKLCEHIDVSTVTTILGLAEQHGCDGLKKACCKFLRCADNLRAVVAMDGFDDLCRSCPTLMKGMILGVLPAK; from the coding sequence ATGTCGTTCGCTGGTGTATCTGTCATCGCCAACGGTGAGCTCCTCGGCTCTGACAGCTCGCCTACCTGCCCCAGCGCCAGCAGGTACCACTTGCTTGTCGTCCAAGGCCACTCGCGCATGCGCGAATCCAACATATCTCACTGTTTCTCCGTCGGAGGCTACCGCCGGCAAATTGTGTATAACCCCGCGCTCGATGACCTGGGCAAAGACAGCATCGTAGTACTTTGTGTTTTTCTCGACGAGAAACTAGACACCACTACAGGGCCCATGAAGACGCACATCAAGTTTAGCTTCGTTGACGAGACCGACAAGCAAGAGCCGACACGTATCCATGGTAGCAAAATACTAGAGCTACGAGGCCAGTGCACTGATGCATTTAAGTATATCAAGAGCGCAGTCTTGGACAAACATCTCAAGAACGTCAGTTTCACCATCCGGTGCGACGTCGTGGTCCTAAATCGAACATGGGAGACCGCCTTCGTCACGGTGCCGCCGTCCGACATGCATCAGAACTTCGCCGACTTTCTCCTGGCAGGGGACGGCACCGACGTGGTCTTCCATGTGGGCCGCGAGACAGTCGCCGCTCATAGCTGTATTCTCGTGGCCAGGTCTACGGTCTTCAGCGCAGCTCTCTTTGGCCCCATGAAGGAAGGAACGTCCACGGCCGCCACTGTGCATATAGACGATATGTACGCTACAGTATTCAAGGCCATGCTGCAGCACTTGCTCGTCGCGGCAGACAGGTACAACCTCCCAAGACTCAGGGCGATGTGCGAGAAGAAGCTTTGTGAGCACATCGACGTGAGCACGGTGACCACCATACTAGGGCTTGCCGAGCAGCATGGCTGTGACGGGTTGAAGAAGGCGTGTTGCAAGTTCCTCCGGTGTGCGGACAACCTTAGGGCAGTGGTGGCCATGGACGGCTTTGATGATTTGTGCAGGAGCTGCCCCACTCTTATGAAGGGCATGATCCTTGGCGTTCTACCAGCAAAGTAG
- the LOC123153898 gene encoding BTB/POZ and MATH domain-containing protein 2-like codes for MVAAHRCVLAARSTVFKASLFDPIKERTSLTTTATIVQQVDDMDASAFKALLGFIYGDLLLVSADDDNEGVLLRQLLVVVHRYDLPRLREMCENKLGEVPSSDMQQNFTDLLQSREGTDVVFEVGGETFAAHRCILAARSTVFRALLLGPMKKEGTSTVVHVDDMDATAFEAMLGFICGESLPVPADHENEGVMLQHLLVAADRYDVPRLRLLCEKKLCENICVSTAMTILALAEQHGCNGLKKACYDFLRFRDNLREALATDGFDHLCRSCPTVMKDVILAMLQFS; via the coding sequence ATGGTTGCCGCCCACCGCTGCGTTCTCGCAGCCCGCTCTACTGTCTTCAAGGCGTCGCTCTTCGACCCCATCAAAGAGAGGACGTCGCTGACGACGACGGCCACTATAGTCCAGCAGGTAGACGACATGGATGCGTCGGCGTTCAAGGCGTTGCTTGGGTTCATCTACGGCGACTTGCTGCTTGTGTCGGCCGACGATGATAACGAGGGTGTCCTACTGCGGCAGCTGCTCGTCGTGGTACATCGGTACGACCTCCCGAGGCTAAGGGAGATGTGCGAGAATAAGTTGGGCGAGGTGCCGTCATCCGATATGCAACAGAACTTCACCGACCTTCTTCAGTCTAGAGAGGGCACCGACGTGGTTTTCGAGGTCGGCGGCGAGACGTTCGCCGCCCACCGTTGTATCCTCGCGGCCCGCTCTACCGTCTTCAGGGCATTGCTCTTAGGCCCCATGAAGAAGGAAGGCACGTCGACGGTGGTACATGTAGATGACATGGACGCCACGGCGTTCGAGGCGATGCTTGGGTTCATTTGTGGTGAATCTCTGCCGGTGCCGGCGGACCATGAGAACGAGGGAGTCATGCTACAGCACCTGCTCGTCGCGGCGGATCGGTACGATGTCCCGAGGCTCCGGTTGTTGTGTGAGAAGAAGCTATGCGAGAACATTTGCGTGAGTACGGCGATGACCATCTTGGCACTTGCTGAGCAGCATGGATGCAATGGCCTGAAGAAGGCATGCTACGATTTCCTCCGGTTTCGGGATAACCTGAGGGAGGCGTTGGCCACGGACGGCTTCGATCATCTCTGCAGGAGCTGCCCCACTGTTATGAAGGACGTGATCCTTGCCATGCTTCAATTTTCATAG
- the LOC123153897 gene encoding BTB/POZ and MATH domain-containing protein 2-like yields the protein MYGTADEDGYILLCVFLNEENDTTADPVKAQVVFSFVDETYEQELAHIHGRKILELRGQHTHAIKYIKRAVLDKHLKNDSLTIRCDVVVLNPTCDTAFIKVPLSDMQQNFTEFLLAGEGTDVVFQVGGETFAAHRRVLAARSMVFRAALFGPMKEGTSTDTTVQIEDMDAMVFNAMLGFIYSDSFHALVADENEVDLLQHLLVVTDMYNLTRLQAMCERKLCEHIEVGTATTILVLAEQHGCNGLRKACYKFLQRPDNLRAVVDMDGFDQLCRSCPSLMKDMILGLLPPK from the exons ATGTACGGGACCGCG GATGAAGACGGCTATATACTACTTTGTGTTTTCCTCAACGAGGAAAATGATACCACTGCAGATCCCGTGAAGGCGCAAGTCGTGTTTAGCTTCGTTGACGAGACCTACGAGCAAGAGCTGGCACATATCCATGGTAGGAAAATATTAGAGCTACGAGGCCAACACACTCATGCGATTAAGTACATCAAGAGAGCAGTCTTGGACAAACATCTCAAGAACGACAGTCTCACCATCCGGTGCGACGTCGTAGTCCTAAATCCAACATGCGACACCGCGTTCATCAAGGTGCCTCTGTCTGACATGCAACAGAACTTCACCGAATTTCTCCTGGCAGGGGAGGGCACCGACGTGGTCTTCCAGGTGGGTGGTGAGACCTTCGCTGCCCATCGCCGTGTTCTCGCGGCCCGGTCTATGGTCTTTAGAGCAGCTCTCTTTGGGCCCATGAAGGAAGGCACATCGACGGACACCACCGTGCAGATAGAGGACATGGACGCTATGGTGTTCAACGCGATGCTTGGGTTCATCTACAGTGACTCATTTCATGCGTTGGTGGCGGATGAAAACGAGGTCGACCTGCTGCAGCACCTGCTCGTTGTGACGGACATGTACAACCTCACAAGACTCCAGGCAATGTGCGAGAGGAAGCTGTGCGAGCACATCGAAGTGGGTACGGCGACCACCATCCTAGTGCTCGCCGAGCAGCACGGCTGCAATGGGCTGAGGAAGGCGTGCTACAAATTCCTCCAGCGTCCGGACAACCTGAGGGCAGTGGTTGACATGGACGGCTTTGATCAGTTGTGCAGGAGCTGCCCCTCTCTTATGAAAGACATGATCCTTGGCCTGCTACCCCCAAAGTAG